One stretch of Glycine soja cultivar W05 chromosome 7, ASM419377v2, whole genome shotgun sequence DNA includes these proteins:
- the LOC114418933 gene encoding receptor-like cytoplasmic kinase 176 has product MGACWSNRIKSVSPSNTGITSRSVSRSGHDVSSNSRSSSASISVASRSEGEILQSSNLKSFSYNELRAATRNFRPDSVLGEGGFGSVFKGWIDEHSLAATKPGIGMIVAVKRLNQDGFQGHREWLAEINYLGKLQHPNLVRLIGYCFEDEHRLLVYEFMPKGSMENHLFRRGSYFQPFSWSLRMKIALGAAKGLAFLHSTEPKVIYRDFKTSNILLDTNYSAKLSDFGLARDGPTGDKSHVSTRVMGTHGYAAPEYLATGHLTTKSDVYSFGVVLLEMISGRRAIDKNQPTGEHNLVDWAKPYLSNKRRVFRVIDPRLEGQYLQSRAQAAAALAIQCLSIEARCRPNMDEVVKALEQLQESKNMQRKGADHKQHHVRNSGPGRSNGGNGGSDVPRKASAYPRPSASLLRG; this is encoded by the exons GGATCACTTCTAGAAGTGTCAGCAGGAGTGGCCATGACGTCAGCTCAAATAGCAGGAGCTCATCAGCCTCCATATCCGTCGCTTCTCGGAGTGAGGGTGAGATCTTGCAATCTTCCAACTTGAAAAGCTTCAGCTATAATGAGCTAAGAGCAGCCACAAGAAATTTCCGCCCGGATAGCGTCTTGGGGGAGGGTGGGTTTGGTTCAGTTTTTAAGGGCTGGATTGATGAGCATTCACTTGCTGCTACCAAACCAGGAATAGGCATGATTGTTGCTGTTAAGAGGCTTAACCAAGACGGGTTCCAGGGTCACAGAGAGTGGTTG GCTGAAATCAACTATCTCGGGAAACTACAGCATCCTAACCTTGTTAGGTTAATAGGATACTGCTTTGAGGATGAGCATCGGCTTCTGGTTTATGAATTTATGCCCAAGGGTAGCATGGAAAATCATCTATTCAGAA GAGGTTCTTACTTTCAGCCATTCTCTTGGAGTTTGCGAATGAAGATAGCACTTGGGGCTGCAAAGGGCCTTGCTTTTCTTCATAGTACAGAACCTAAAGTCATATACCGTGACTTTAAAACTTCAAATATCTTACTCGATACA AACTACAGTGCCAAACTTTCTGATTTTGGCTTGGCCAGAGATGGTCCTACTGGTGATAAAAGCCATGTCTCTACTAGGGTCATGGGAACCCATGGATATGCAGCACCAGAGTATTTAGCAACAG GTCATCTCACTACCAAGAGTGATGTGTATAGTTTTGGAgtagttcttttggaaatgATATCGGGAAGACGAGCTATAGACAAGAATCAGCCAACTGGAGAACATAACCTTGTTGATTGGGCCAAGCCTTACCTATCTAATAAACGAAGAGTTTTCCGTGTGATAGATCCCCGTCTCGAAGGTCAATATTTACAGAGTCGAGCTCAAGCCGCAGCTGCGCTTGCTATTCAATGTCTCTCCATAGAGGCTAGGTGCAGGCCGAATATGGATGAGGTGGTAAAAGCGTTAGAGCAGCTTCAGGAATCAAAGAACATGCAGAGAAAAGGCGCTGATCATAAACAGCATCATGTACGCAATTCCGGTCCTGGCCGTTCCAACGGTGGCAATGGTGGTTCAGATGTCCCTAGAAAGGCTTCTGCTTATCCTAGACCTTCTGCTTCTCTCCTCCGCGGTTGA